CTTCGAGTTCACCGGCCGGCCGGCGCTCGTCCTTCGCCTCGGTCATGGAACGTTCCTCACCCCGTCTTCGTCTGCGGCCCGGGCGACCGTCTACACGATGGTAGTCAATCGACTCTTCGTACGGCTGTGCCCCCGCACACCATTATGGGTGGACCGACTTTCCGCGGGCCGCCACCCAGGAGACGGGCCCGGCGTCTCAGCCTGTGGGGGCGTGCAGGACGTCCAGCCGTGCCGGTTCGTCCGCGGCAATCCGCAGGGCTCCCGCGGCGACGTTCTCCGCGAGGTGGTCCGGGTTGCCGGTGCCGGGGATGGCGGGAATGGCGAGGACGTGCGGGCCCTGGTGCAGGGTCCAGGCCATGCGGGTGTCGGTCGTCGCCTGCTCTCCGGCCTCGCCGGCGACGGCGGAGAACGGCACGAAGGCGATGCCGTGTCCGCGGCAGAGGCGCAGCACCTCGTCGGCCACGAGGTCGGGGCGGTCCAGCGCGTACCGGTTCTGTACGGACACCACCGGGGCGGTCTCGATCGCCTCGGCGAGGTGGCGCGGTGCGACGTCGGAGATGCCCGGGTGCCGGATCAGTTGGGCCTCGCACGGTTCGGCGAGCGCGCCGAAGTGCTCGGCGACGGAGTCCTGGCGCGTCCGGCGCAGACGGACGACGTCGAGGTGGTCGCGGCCGAGCCGGCGCCACCCGCTCCGCCGACGAACTGATCAACACCGCCCTGGCCCCGTAACCCCGACGGCCTGGTCATCGTCGCCAAGGTGGGCCCGCGGTCACGTCGAGGAGAAGGAGAAGGCGGCCGTGTCGATGTGGTGCCCGGCGCAGCACGGCCGGGGCCTGCGCGATCGCTGGGTGTACCGAGGTGGAAGGCGGCGCTGCCCGTCAGCCGTATGGCTCCGAGACCGACGCGGTGGACGGGCAGATCGCCGAGTTTCCAGGTGCCGGAGGTGTCCGCGTTGATCGTTTCAGCGGTCGTCGGCGGAGTCCCGCACACACCCCGGAGCCCCTGGGGTGAATCCGGCACCGGCTCGGGTGCCGCCGGCGGGTGTCCGTCGGCCGGCTGCGGGTCGGTGCGCGGCCCGCAGGAGGTCGAACAGGTCGTGGCCGGCAGTACTGTCGCGGGCGGCGCGTTGCGGGGCGGTCGCCGTGGCGGCACGCGGGCCCCGGGGCACCAGGGCGAGCACTTCGAGCAGGGCGCCTTCTCCCACGTTCTGACGGTCGTACCGGTCGGGGTCGGCGACGAGGGCGAGGGTCGCCGCAGCCAGCACGCCCGGCACGTCGCTCCGCTTGGAACGCAGCCCGGCAGCGAGCCGCGCTCCGGCCTCGGTGAGTTCGGCCGGGCGCCGCAGACCCACCAGGGACCTCAGGCGGGCTCCCCCGAGTTCCGCGAAACCCTCGCCGATCAGTGCCTGCACCACGGCGTGCGCCTCCGCGTCGGCGCAGCCGGGCGGGGCAGCCGGGCCGGCATCGAGCGCGGCCCGGCACACACGCACCCGGACGGCCCGCGGCGGATAGTGGGCGTCGCCGTCCGCCGCCGTGGGGGGGCGGCGAGGGCGTCGTCCAGGGCCAGGACGTACGCCTCGCCGCATGCCAGAGTCGCGCACAGGTCCACGAACACTTCACCCGCCCAGCCCTGCCACTGTGCCAGCCGCTCGGCGGGCAGTCCCGCGCGCTCCCGCAGCCGGGTGCCGAGCACGGCGGTGAGACCGAAGTCGTCCTCGATGTGGTGGCCCGTCCCATGGGTGACGGCGAGCAGCCAGGGCAGATGATGGCTCGCCGACCAGGGGATGCCGATCAACCGGGAACGGCAGGTGCGCGGTAGCCCGGCGGCCGGCGAGGGTGCGCTGTGCCCCCGAGGACAGCAGTTCCTCGAAGGCGCTGCCCCGGGCGGCGGCGAACGGCACAGGGTGACGGTCGAGGAAGGTGAGCGGCGGTTCCCTGAGCGTCAGGTGGGCGGCGGCCGAACGGCGCACCGGGTCGTAGACGGCCCAGGCCAGTTCGTCGGCGGCCCGGTGGTACAGCGACCAGCCGGGCTCGCGCTCCGGTGCGCCGCCGCAGCGGATCTGGGCCTGGGCCCACATCCATTTCGGCGACGGGTCGTCACCGGCCGTGTCGTCCAGCGCCGAGCAGGCCCCGGCCACCAGCCGTGCCGCCGCCTCCGGCCGCCCGCGGACCCGCTCGAACTCCGCGAGCAGGGCCAGTCGCACCTGGTGGTCCAGGTCGCCGGCCTCGTCCTCGATCAGCACGGCGAACGCCGGCCGGAGCAGGTCGAGTTCGGGCACCGGACGCTCCGGGGTGGCGCACAGACTCAGCCCGGCCAGCACGGTCAGCCGGTGCCCCGGTGACCGCACCTCCGCGAGCGCCTCGGCCAGCTCGGCGGCGCGGGCGGGATCGGCGAGCACGGCCGCGACGCCGCCGTCGAGCAGGTCCTTGCGAGAACGCAGCGGGACGTCGAGCACGCCGGCGTCCGGTACCTCGTGCCCCAGGCCGGCGAGCACGTGCCAGAGCAGGGCCGCCTCGACGGCGTGCTCCCCACCGGTGTCCACGGTCCGCAGCCGCTGCAGGGCGTGCGCCGCCCGGCGCAGGTCGCCCACGTCACGGGCGAGGAACCGGGCCTGCTCCAACAGGCAGCGGGGGTGACCGTCCGGGTAGCCGAGGTCGCTCCAGAGCGCGTCGGCGCGGGCGAAGGCTGTCCACGGCCAGCAGCCTGCCCTGGAGCATGCCGCGTTGCAGGGCGATCTCGGCCAGACACCCGTATCGGGTGGAGTCGTCGATGCCGTGAGCGACGCGCTCGGCCCGGTCCAGCGCCTCGAAGGCGGGCCGGGACCTGCCCAGCAGTTGGTGGGCGCGCGCCAAGTGCATGTACGCATCGACCCCCTCGGTGGGTGGCAGTGCGTCGAGATCGATGCTCTCCAGCCGGCGCAGCGCCAAGGTCGGTGCGACACCCTGGAGTTCCGCGCCCACCAGAGCGAGCATCGCCCGGCTCCACGTTGCCTCGGGCCCGGGGGTGTCCCCGCGCTCCCCCACCAGCTCCAGCAGCAGGGCGGCCGCCTCGTCGGCCCGGCCGTGGTCCTCCAGGACCCGGGCCAGCACCGTGGAGGCGTCGGTCAGCCGCCCGATGTCCTCCTTGCCCCGTGCCGTCGACACCCAGGTCCGGCAGGTGTCCAGGGCCCCGGGGGCGTTCAGCTGGAGCCGTACGATCGTCAGGAGCAGTTCCAGTGTCCGTCTGGCCGAGGAGTTGACCGAGGTCTCGGGCACGGAGGGAATGAACCGTGCCGCCTCGTCGAGGTCCCCTCTGCCGATCAGGAGCAGCGCCCGCAACCAGACGTCGGCGTCGGCCAGTTCGATCGGCTCGTCGGACTCCCGGACCAGCCGGTCGACAACTGCCAGATGACGCTCCACCTCGCTCCAGGCCGGATGCGAGGGACTGGTGAGGGCCCGCAGGGCGGTGTCCTGACTGCCCATCATCCCCATGGCGACACCCAGACGGGCGTGGACGACCGCTGTCCAGCTGATCAGGGGGCGCCCGTCCTTCCGCAACCTGGGCTGCCCGCCCTCCAGGTACTCCTCGCCCGGCACCTCGTCGCACCCGCAGGAGTTCCCACTCCTGCCGCTCGCTCGCCGCCAGGATCTGGTCGCGCCACCACCGCACCGCCCCGGGGTCCCCCGCCTGGAACCGGTGATAGGTGGCCTCCCGCAGACAGGCGCCGTACTGCTCGGAGTCGGCCTCGGCCAGTGCGTCGAAGTGGGCGGCGAACGCCTGGTGCAGTTCGGCGAAGACCTGATGGTCGGAGACCAGCAGGCGCATGGGTGCCAGGACGTTGGTGTGGAAGACCACCGTGTCGTCGTCGCCGGAGTGCCTGGAGACCCAGGAGGACTTGGCCGCATAGGCGAGGAGTCGCTGCCAGGCCCGCTCCAGTTCCTGGTCCGTCGGCTCGGCCGTGGCGAAGGGGAACACGTCGTCCCGGCCGCACAGATGGTGGTCGTCCCGGCGCGGGTCGTCCACGTCGGAGCGGTCGGTGATGCCCTTGGCGAGCCAGGGCCGCATCACCGTGAACACGTCCTTCTTGTGCAGGCGCCGGGGGATCACGCCGTACCGCAGCAGCCAGCGCACGGCTCGGTCCTCGATGCGCTGCACCACCTGTTCGATGAGATAGCGCACGAGGGGCTCGTCGCAGCGGGTCAGTTCCTCGGCGGTGATGTCCGGGTCCTGCTCGACGGCGTCGGCCAGCAGGGCGAGGTGGAAGGGCAGTCCCCCGGCCTTGTCCGTGGCGACGCGCACCAGGCGCCGGTCGGTGTTACGCGGTAACGTTTCCGCTGCCGGGGGCCTACGGGGACTCAGCCGAGCGGCTTCTCCAGTATCGCCTTGCGGTGGCTGAACGTCTCGATGGAGTAGCGGCCGTGGTAGCTGCCCATGCCGCTCTCGCCCACGCCGCCGAACGGCAGGTCGGAGACGGTGAGATGGGCGAGGGGCAGGCCGTGGCCGAGGCCGCCGGAGGAGGTCTCGGCGGCGATGCGCGCACGGGTCGCGTCGGACTCGGTGAAGACGTACAGCGCGAGCGGCTTGTCGCGGTCGTTGATGAATCCGATCGCCTCGTCCAGGCCGGCCACGGTGACGATGGGCAGGATCGGGCCGAAGATCTCCTCCTGCATCACGGGCGACTTCGGGTCGACGTCCGCGAGCACGGTCGGCGCGATGTACTTGGCCGTACGGTCGCTGTCGCCGCCCACCGCCACCCGGCCGGAGCCGAGCAGGGCGGACAGCCGGTCGAAGTGCCGCTCGTTGACGATCCGGCCGTACTCCGGCGACTTCGCCGGGTCGGTGCCGAAGACCGCCTGGACCGCGCGGACCAGTGCGGGCTCCAGGGCGGCGGCGGTCTCCGGGTCGGCCAGGACGTAGTCGGGGGCGACGCACGTCTGGCCGGCGTTGAGGAACTTGCCGCGGGCGAGCCGGTCCGCGACCACGTCCAGGTCGGCGTCCTGGTCCACGAACACCGGGGACTTGCCGCCCAGTTCGAGGGTGACCGGGGTCAGGTGCTCGGCGGCGGCGCGCATCACGATGCGGCCGACGGTGCCGTTGCCGGTGTAGAAGATGTGGTCGAAGCGCTCGGCCAGCAGGGCCGTGGTCTCCGGGATGCCGCCCTCGACCACGGCGACCGCGTCAGTGTCGAGATAGGCCGGGATCAGCTCGGCCAGGGCGGCCGAGGTGGCCGGGGCCAGCTCGCTCGGCTTGGCGACCACCGCGTTGCCGGAGGCCAGCGCGCCGACCAGCGGGGCGAGCAGCAGCTGTGCCGGGTAGTTCCAGGGGGCGATGACGAGGACGACACCGAGGGGGTCGTACTGCGTCCAGGCCTTGGCGTCGGCACCCAGATGGGCGGGGACCGGTGCGGGCTCCGGGCGCAGCCACTCCTCGAGGTGGTCGAGGGTGTGGTCGATCTCGCGGACGGTGAAGTCGATCTCGGTGCGGTAGGCCTCGGTGCTGCTCTTGCCGAGGTCGGAGTGGAGGGCGGCGGCGAGGTCGGCGCCGCGCTCGGTGAGCATCGCGCGCAGCCGGCGCAGCTGGCCGGTACGCCACGCGACGGGCTTGGTGCGGCCGGTGTCGAAGGTGGCGCGCAGCCGGGCCACGATGTCGGCGGGCTGCTCGATGGCGGGGTGGTTCACGGATGCCTCGCTGGTGGTGCACGGGCTGGTTTCGGCCCGAGCCTAGGTCTCAGTGGATGCATATGCCAACCTTTCAGGTTCTCAAGTTCATTCCGGGGGCTCCTGGTGACGCGGGTCACGTGGCCGTGGGGGCGGTCTCTCTCCGGCGTCGCTCCAGGTAGGCCCGCTCGGCCTCGCTTGCCGTCAGGTCGGCGGCCCGGGCGTACTCCGTCGCCGCCTCGGCGGGGCGGTGCAGGCGGCGCAGCAGGTCGGCGCGGACGGCGTGCAGGACGTGGTAGCGGTCGAGGTCCAGGGTGTCGAGCAGGGCGAGTGCCGTGGCCGGTCCCTCGGTCTCGGCCACGGCGACCGCGCGGTTCAGGGCCACGACCGGGGACGGCGCCACCGCCATCAGCTGGTCGTACAGGTGCAGGATCTGCCGCCAGTCGGTGGCGGCGGCGGTGGGTGCGTCGCTGTGCACGGCGTTGATGGCGGCCTGGATCTGGTACGGCCCGGGGCGGCCGCGGCGCAGACAGCGCCTCACCAGATCCTGGCCCTCGGCGATCAGTGCCCGGTCCCAGCGGGAGCGGTCCTGCTCGGGCAGCGGGACGAGTACGCCGTCCACGCCCTGCCGGGCCGGCCGCCGGGACTCGGTCAGCAGCATCAGCGCGAGCAGGCCGGTGACCTCGGGTTCGTCCGGCATCAGCGCGGCGAGAAGGCGCCCGAGGCGGAGCGCCTCCGCACACAGGGCGGGGTCGCCGGTGTAGCCCTCGTTGAAGAAGAGGGTGTTGCAAGATCGAAGTCTGTGGGCGCACTAGTCGTGACCAGGCAAAACAGGGTATGAAAAGCCCCTCGAAGTGATCTCCGAGGGGCTCTTTTGTTGGCGGGGGGACAAACGGGGGACAGCGCGATCAGGCGGCGCCCCGCGCCTCATCCTGAGGGGCGGGCGGTACGACGCGCAGATGCCGGTCGCCTGTTTCTTCGTCGACCGGGGCGGTGGTCGCCTCTTGCTCTATCTCGTCTCCGTCGTGGGCTGGGGCGGGCAGTTGCGCGGAGTGTGCCTGGGCTGCTTGGGCTTGCTCATGGGCGGGCTTCTCGACGCCGTTGCGGCGTGGTACGAGGTCAAGGGGTGCGTTGGCAGCGGCTTGTTCGAACTGTGGCAGCAGGCTGGTGTAGGTGTCGGCGGTGAGTTGGTAGCTGCTGTGGCCGAGTAGGGCTTGGATGGCTTTCATCGACAGGCCGGCGGCCAGGCTGAGTGATGCGGCGCAGTGACGCAGATCGTGCAGGCGGACCGGCGGGAGGCCGATGCGCTGGATGAATCTCCAGAAGGATTTGGAGACATTTAGGGGGTGGTGGGGGCGGCCGTCGGGCCGGGTGAAGACGTAGCCGGAGTCGATGTACGGTCCGTATTTCGTGGGGTCTTGGCGGTGTTTTTCCTCCCATTCGGCGCGTTGGGCTTTTTGTACGTCGCGCCAGGCGGTCAGCAGGGCCAGTGTGGCGTAGTCGAGGGCGATGGCACGGCGGCCGCTGCGGCTCTTGGGGGTGTCCTGCCACATGTTGTAGTTGGAGTCGGTGACGAGTTGTCCCGAGACGTGTGCCACGCCTTTGGTCAGGTCGAGTTCGGTCCAGGACAGGCCTGTTGCCTCGCCGCGGCGCGGTGCCCGGTAGACCATGAGGTGCCACATGATGTACATGGGGTGGTTGACGGCTGCGTCGAGGAACTGGCCGGTCTGTTCGGGGGTCCAGACCATGACGGGTCCGGGCTTCTCGCCGGTTTCGCGCCAGCGGGCTACGCGCTCGTCGGTCCATACGAGCGGTTGGGGGCGTTCGTATTTGGGGAGGACGACGAGCTTGGCCCAGTTCTGGGTGATCAGTCTTTCGGTCACCGCGTCACCGAGTGCGGCGGAGAGGCAGTCGAGGTACCTCTTCTGCGAGGCAGGGCCTGTGTTCTGGCGGGGCTTGGCCCGGGCTTCCTTGAGGGCTGCACGGGCCTGGTCCCATGCCTGGCGAAGTTCTGGCGGCCGTGGGGTGGGGGCCCGTCTCCAGGCAAGGTAGGCGGCCTCGCATTCGATTTTGGCCAGCTCAGCCGCTTCCTGGTTGACCTTCTTGACCTCGTTGAAGGCCCATATCTGCTGGAACATCTCCTGGATGTGGCGGTCGCGGAGATCGCGGAGTGCGAGGTGGCCGAGGGCGGGTTTGAAGATGCGGTCGATGAAGTCGCGGTAGCCGAAGCGAGTTTTACGTTTGAGGTCGACACGCTTGGCGTGCCAACGGTCGAGGTACTCGGAGACGGTTTCCTTGGTGTCGACGTCGATGCCGCCCTGGGCCTGGTCCCACAGCTTCTGTGCTGCTTCCTTTGCTTGGTTCTGAGTGAGGAAGCCGCCCTTGCGGGGGCGTCGGCGCTTGCCGCCGGGGCCGTCGGGGAGCTTGACGTAGTAGTACCAGGTGCCGTGATCGCGTTTCTTGAGCAGGGGGCAGGTGGAGCCCAGTTCGCGCATCTTGGGCTTGCCGTTCGCGTCGAGGACGGACTGTCCTTCGTCGTCGAGCTTGGGTTCGGTGCACTTGCATCGCTTGTAGGTGCTGCCATCGAACACGTGGGATCCCCCTGAATGTGCCGGGTTATGCCTTACGTGCCCTGATCATGCTGTAGCGAAGGAGACGCTTCCTTGGGCGCCGTATGCTTCCCGCCAGGTGGCGCGGGGAAGAGGGATGTGACCACCTTTGTCCTCATCTGCGGTTGCAGCTACGGAGCGTGACGGTTCTGGGTCGCGTGGCGGCATGTCGGTGGAGGAGGTACTGGCATTGCCCGCTGCGGTGAGCGTGGTGACGGCCGCCAAG
The genomic region above belongs to Streptomyces sp. CG1 and contains:
- a CDS encoding tyrosine-type recombinase/integrase, whose translation is MFDGSTYKRCKCTEPKLDDEGQSVLDANGKPKMRELGSTCPLLKKRDHGTWYYYVKLPDGPGGKRRRPRKGGFLTQNQAKEAAQKLWDQAQGGIDVDTKETVSEYLDRWHAKRVDLKRKTRFGYRDFIDRIFKPALGHLALRDLRDRHIQEMFQQIWAFNEVKKVNQEAAELAKIECEAAYLAWRRAPTPRPPELRQAWDQARAALKEARAKPRQNTGPASQKRYLDCLSAALGDAVTERLITQNWAKLVVLPKYERPQPLVWTDERVARWRETGEKPGPVMVWTPEQTGQFLDAAVNHPMYIMWHLMVYRAPRRGEATGLSWTELDLTKGVAHVSGQLVTDSNYNMWQDTPKSRSGRRAIALDYATLALLTAWRDVQKAQRAEWEEKHRQDPTKYGPYIDSGYVFTRPDGRPHHPLNVSKSFWRFIQRIGLPPVRLHDLRHCAASLSLAAGLSMKAIQALLGHSSYQLTADTYTSLLPQFEQAAANAPLDLVPRRNGVEKPAHEQAQAAQAHSAQLPAPAHDGDEIEQEATTAPVDEETGDRHLRVVPPAPQDEARGAA
- a CDS encoding tetratricopeptide repeat protein: MGSQDTALRALTSPSHPAWSEVERHLAVVDRLVRESDEPIELADADVWLRALLLIGRGDLDEAARFIPSVPETSVNSSARRTLELLLTIVRLQLNAPGALDTCRTWVSTARGKEDIGRLTDASTVLARVLEDHGRADEAAALLLELVGERGDTPGPEATWSRAMLALVGAELQGVAPTLALRRLESIDLDALPPTEGVDAYMHLARAHQLLGRSRPAFEALDRAERVAHGIDDSTRYGCLAEIALQRGMLQGRLLAVDSLRPRRRALERPRLPGRSPPLPVGAGPVPRP
- a CDS encoding aldehyde dehydrogenase family protein, whose protein sequence is MNHPAIEQPADIVARLRATFDTGRTKPVAWRTGQLRRLRAMLTERGADLAAALHSDLGKSSTEAYRTEIDFTVREIDHTLDHLEEWLRPEPAPVPAHLGADAKAWTQYDPLGVVLVIAPWNYPAQLLLAPLVGALASGNAVVAKPSELAPATSAALAELIPAYLDTDAVAVVEGGIPETTALLAERFDHIFYTGNGTVGRIVMRAAAEHLTPVTLELGGKSPVFVDQDADLDVVADRLARGKFLNAGQTCVAPDYVLADPETAAALEPALVRAVQAVFGTDPAKSPEYGRIVNERHFDRLSALLGSGRVAVGGDSDRTAKYIAPTVLADVDPKSPVMQEEIFGPILPIVTVAGLDEAIGFINDRDKPLALYVFTESDATRARIAAETSSGGLGHGLPLAHLTVSDLPFGGVGESGMGSYHGRYSIETFSHRKAILEKPLG